A genomic stretch from Actinomadura rubteroloni includes:
- a CDS encoding RNA polymerase sigma factor — protein sequence MPKRVVGVKQREFQEFYAANRDACLRAVLAAVGDRPLAEDLVAEAFTRAWASWRSVRGHPAPSAWIVRTALNTRVSWWRRRRREVPLDAGHEVADDPDRASGLDPALFAVLRRLPPRQREVVALRVFLDLDTRTTARTLGIAPGTVTAHLARAVETLRAHLVPLDRPEAGS from the coding sequence GTGCCCAAGCGTGTTGTGGGTGTGAAGCAGCGCGAATTTCAGGAGTTCTACGCGGCCAACCGGGACGCCTGCCTGCGGGCGGTGCTCGCCGCCGTGGGCGACCGTCCGCTCGCCGAGGACCTGGTCGCCGAGGCGTTCACCCGCGCATGGGCGTCCTGGCGCAGCGTGCGCGGGCATCCGGCGCCGTCCGCGTGGATCGTGCGGACGGCGCTCAACACCCGCGTCTCGTGGTGGCGGCGACGGCGGCGCGAGGTTCCGCTGGACGCCGGCCATGAGGTCGCCGACGACCCGGACCGGGCGTCCGGCCTGGACCCCGCGCTGTTCGCCGTGCTGCGGCGGCTCCCGCCGAGGCAGCGCGAGGTGGTCGCGTTACGGGTCTTCCTCGACCTGGACACGCGGACCACCGCGCGGACGCTCGGCATCGCGCCGGGCACCGTCACCGCCCATCTCGCGCGGGCCGTCGAAACGCTGCGCGCCCATCTCGTCCCACTCGACCGACCGGAGGCAGGATCATGA
- a CDS encoding sensor histidine kinase: MRDEMRDDRREHREARLRHLRARALHTPRGRATLISVLVSVGIGAVSMALGLLLAREVTFQLSLDEASRTLDRIAANVHAGQDPTLGEGRDDRVQIVDRSGRILYASPELRGKPSLINRDVAADDVLVDDDACPPSLGECVWVTGVRISDGTFGRPVVALVASHAPTLLTGLLLAVEMAAVLVLVVTAIGWWTWRAVGLSFAPVEAMRRQIARINAAGLGARVTVPDTGGEIQRLAETVNETLGRLDESASRERRFISDASHDLRNPIAGLHTRLEGALDEDDDFDWRAMVRAAVSDTERLNDIVDDLLELSRLDGRSPAPEEDIDLAAMVRREVDRRPARIPITTRLDDGAVVVANGLRLARVLGNLLANAERHALSAIEVTVRAEDGTATMEVLDDGSGVAPENRERVFERFARLPESRRRDPAGTGLGLPIAREIAETYGGSLAIEDSPRGARFVLRLPLAARRPAPAPAQSP; this comes from the coding sequence ATGCGCGACGAGATGCGCGACGACAGGCGCGAGCACAGGGAGGCGAGGCTCCGGCATCTGCGCGCGCGGGCGCTGCACACGCCCCGGGGCCGTGCGACGCTGATCAGCGTGCTCGTGTCGGTCGGGATCGGCGCGGTCAGCATGGCGCTCGGGCTGCTGCTGGCGCGGGAGGTCACGTTCCAGCTCTCGCTGGACGAGGCGAGCCGCACGCTGGACCGGATCGCCGCGAACGTCCACGCCGGACAGGACCCGACCCTCGGCGAGGGCCGCGACGACCGCGTGCAGATCGTGGACCGCTCGGGACGGATCCTCTACGCGTCCCCGGAACTGCGCGGCAAGCCGTCGCTGATCAACCGGGACGTCGCGGCGGACGACGTCCTGGTCGACGACGACGCGTGCCCGCCGTCCCTCGGCGAATGCGTGTGGGTGACGGGCGTCCGCATCAGCGACGGCACGTTCGGGCGGCCGGTCGTGGCGCTCGTGGCGTCCCACGCGCCGACGCTGCTGACCGGGCTGCTGCTGGCCGTCGAGATGGCGGCGGTGCTGGTCTTGGTCGTCACGGCGATCGGCTGGTGGACGTGGCGCGCCGTCGGCCTGTCCTTCGCGCCCGTCGAGGCGATGCGGCGGCAGATCGCGCGGATCAACGCCGCCGGGCTCGGCGCACGTGTCACCGTGCCCGACACGGGAGGCGAGATCCAGCGCCTCGCCGAGACCGTCAACGAGACGTTGGGCCGGCTGGACGAGTCCGCGAGCCGCGAACGCCGGTTCATCTCCGACGCCTCGCACGACCTGCGCAACCCGATCGCGGGCCTGCACACCCGGCTGGAGGGCGCGCTCGACGAGGACGACGACTTCGACTGGCGCGCGATGGTCCGCGCGGCGGTGAGCGACACCGAACGGCTGAACGACATCGTCGACGACCTGCTGGAACTGTCCCGGCTCGACGGCCGCTCCCCCGCGCCCGAGGAGGACATCGACCTGGCCGCGATGGTCCGCCGCGAGGTCGACCGCCGGCCCGCGCGCATCCCGATCACCACACGCCTGGACGACGGCGCGGTCGTGGTGGCGAACGGGCTGCGGCTGGCGCGCGTCCTCGGAAACCTCCTCGCCAACGCCGAACGACACGCCCTGTCCGCGATCGAGGTGACCGTCCGCGCCGAGGACGGGACGGCCACGATGGAGGTCCTGGACGACGGCTCCGGCGTGGCCCCCGAGAACCGCGAACGCGTCTTCGAGCGCTTCGCCCGCCTCCCCGAAAGCCGTCGCCGCGACCCCGCCGGCACCGGGCTCGGCCTCCCCATCGCCCGCGAGATCGCCGAGACCTACGGCGGCTCGCTCGCCATCGAGGACAGCCCGCGCGGCGCCCGCTTCGTCCTCCGCCTCCCCCTGGCCGCCCGCCGCCCCGCCCCGGCCCCCGCCCAATCCCCCTGA
- a CDS encoding nitroreductase/quinone reductase family protein translates to MTSTDSRNVPAKGMDVYFNRAVAFLARRGLSLFGSRLLAVRGRTSGEWRTTPVNLLTIDGERYLVAPRGVTQWVRNLRVAGSGELRLGRRAEAFAATELTDADKIPALRVYLRRWGWEVGRFFDRPIKDLDDAGLAELAPLVPVFRIR, encoded by the coding sequence ATGACCAGCACGGACAGCCGCAACGTCCCGGCCAAGGGGATGGACGTGTACTTCAACAGGGCCGTCGCGTTCCTCGCCCGGCGCGGGCTCAGCCTGTTCGGCAGCCGGCTGCTCGCCGTGCGGGGGCGCACCAGCGGCGAGTGGCGGACGACGCCCGTCAACCTGCTGACGATCGACGGCGAGCGGTACCTCGTCGCGCCGCGCGGGGTCACGCAGTGGGTGCGCAACCTGCGCGTCGCCGGGAGCGGTGAGCTGCGGCTCGGCCGGCGCGCCGAGGCGTTCGCCGCGACCGAGCTGACCGATGCGGACAAGATTCCGGCGCTGCGCGTCTACCTGCGGCGCTGGGGCTGGGAGGTGGGGCGGTTCTTCGACCGTCCGATCAAGGACCTGGACGACGCCGGGCTCGCCGAGCTGGCGCCGCTCGTCCCGGTGTTCCGGATCCGGTGA
- a CDS encoding TetR/AcrR family transcriptional regulator: protein MNARPTPRERLRAQLVREIKQKARRQLSEVGPQGLSLRAVARDMNMVSSGLYRYFASRDELLTALIVDSYNTLGTWAERALNSDETPPGHRSRWRAVCTAVREWALTYPNEYALIFGTPVPGYSAPVGTITAAIRVPTALFTVVRDAWADGALTPPGPDRPLPPELAGQAHFVTESISPGLPEPLAVRTAAAWTQLFGMVGFELFGHLSGGFDPADAFFGHSVDLMADLLGFPVS from the coding sequence ATGAACGCCCGCCCCACGCCGCGCGAACGCCTCCGTGCCCAGCTCGTCCGGGAGATCAAGCAGAAGGCGCGCCGCCAGCTCTCCGAGGTCGGCCCGCAGGGCCTGTCCCTGCGGGCCGTCGCCCGGGACATGAACATGGTGTCCTCGGGCCTCTACCGCTACTTCGCCAGCCGCGACGAGCTGCTCACCGCGCTGATCGTCGACTCCTACAACACGCTCGGCACCTGGGCCGAACGTGCTCTGAACAGCGACGAGACACCGCCCGGCCACCGATCGCGCTGGCGCGCCGTCTGCACCGCCGTCCGCGAATGGGCGCTGACGTACCCGAACGAGTACGCCCTGATCTTCGGGACGCCCGTGCCCGGCTACAGCGCGCCCGTGGGAACCATCACGGCAGCGATCCGCGTGCCTACCGCACTGTTCACGGTCGTCCGCGACGCGTGGGCGGACGGCGCGCTGACGCCCCCGGGCCCGGACCGTCCGCTCCCGCCCGAGCTGGCCGGGCAGGCCCACTTCGTCACCGAGAGCATCTCCCCGGGGCTGCCCGAACCGCTCGCCGTCCGGACCGCCGCGGCCTGGACGCAACTGTTCGGCATGGTCGGTTTCGAACTGTTCGGGCACCTCAGCGGCGGCTTCGACCCGGCCGACGCGTTCTTCGGCCACAGCGTGGACCTCATGGCCGATCTCCTCGGTTTTCCCGTTTCCTGA
- a CDS encoding DUF5995 family protein, giving the protein MHTTVVQTVDPVLDRMRAIGRGLGPHDGVARFNRVYLRVTELVAAELSAGAFHDPDFVARLDRVFAGLYFDAVAADEMGRAPGHAWRPLFEARDARAVCPLQHVLAGMNAHIGHDLPLAVIETCAERGLTPGPAVHADYLRVNDLLARAEAEVRREVEPWLLRLATRDLEAVKHIVGTFGVARARDLAWCAVEALWPQRGTPLFDASADLLARTVETTGRLLVTPVLPPVFADEPSR; this is encoded by the coding sequence ATGCACACGACGGTGGTCCAGACGGTCGATCCGGTCCTCGACCGGATGCGCGCGATCGGCCGGGGGCTCGGCCCGCACGACGGCGTCGCCCGCTTCAACCGCGTCTACCTGCGGGTCACCGAGCTGGTCGCCGCGGAGCTGTCGGCGGGAGCGTTCCACGACCCGGACTTCGTCGCGCGGCTCGACCGCGTCTTCGCCGGGCTGTACTTCGACGCCGTCGCCGCCGACGAGATGGGCCGCGCCCCCGGCCACGCCTGGCGGCCCCTCTTCGAGGCGCGCGACGCGCGGGCCGTGTGCCCGTTGCAGCACGTCCTCGCCGGGATGAACGCGCACATCGGCCACGACCTGCCGCTCGCCGTCATCGAGACCTGCGCCGAGCGCGGCCTGACGCCGGGGCCCGCCGTCCACGCCGACTACCTGCGCGTCAACGACCTGCTCGCCCGCGCCGAGGCGGAGGTGCGGCGCGAGGTCGAGCCGTGGCTGCTGCGCCTGGCCACCCGCGACCTGGAGGCCGTCAAGCACATCGTCGGGACGTTCGGCGTCGCGCGGGCGCGGGACCTGGCGTGGTGCGCGGTCGAGGCGCTGTGGCCGCAGCGCGGGACGCCCCTGTTCGACGCCTCGGCGGACCTGCTCGCGCGGACCGTCGAGACGACCGGACGGCTGCTCGTCACGCCGGTCCTCCCGCCGGTGTTCGCCGACGAGCCGTCCCGCTGA
- a CDS encoding ATP-binding protein translates to MRETADGPVVLGVVTLPGERRSAARARAFLRDLLPPDDPVLDDLLTVGSETVGNAVAHTASGRPGGRVTVALTATARGYRLEVGDDGADGARPHVRPGSDDDLLEDPLAGAENGRGMRIVAALTSAWGYWESGDRTVVWAEFAPARARGGRPRGPGLRAAGVSDPG, encoded by the coding sequence GTGCGGGAGACGGCGGACGGGCCGGTCGTCCTCGGGGTCGTGACGCTGCCGGGCGAGCGGCGGTCGGCGGCGCGGGCGCGCGCGTTCCTGCGCGACCTGCTGCCGCCCGACGACCCGGTGCTGGACGACCTGCTGACGGTCGGCAGCGAGACGGTCGGGAACGCGGTCGCGCACACCGCGTCCGGACGGCCGGGCGGCCGGGTCACGGTGGCGCTCACCGCGACCGCGCGCGGCTACCGGCTGGAGGTCGGCGACGACGGCGCGGACGGCGCGCGCCCGCACGTCCGGCCGGGCTCGGACGACGATCTGCTGGAAGATCCGCTCGCCGGAGCGGAGAACGGGCGCGGGATGCGGATCGTCGCGGCGCTCACGTCTGCATGGGGCTACTGGGAGAGCGGCGACCGGACGGTCGTGTGGGCGGAGTTCGCCCCGGCCCGCGCGCGCGGCGGACGCCCGCGCGGGCCGGGACTGCGCGCCGCCGGGGTCAGCGACCCCGGTTGA
- a CDS encoding GlxA family transcriptional regulator: MTHRVAVVIRDGVLPMELGLVHQVFEAALDASGQRLYTVLTCAAVPGPVRTSADFTVFAPHGLDALDGADTVVVPAAKDDERADGPDPAVTAAVRKAAADGARVASVCTGAFVLAAAGLLDGRRATTHWKSGELLRARHPGVRVDHGVLYVDEDTVLTSAGEAAGIDLCLHLVRRDHGAAVANDAARKIVVAPHRAGGQAQFVVRPVPDEAGASTAAARAWALTELDRPIGLRELAARSAMSVRTFTRRFREETGLSAGEWLTRQRVERARHLLESTALPVDQIARASGFGTAVSLRNHFHAALGVTPSAYRSTFRGVPAGK; the protein is encoded by the coding sequence ATGACGCATCGGGTCGCGGTGGTGATCAGGGACGGCGTGCTCCCGATGGAACTCGGGCTCGTCCACCAGGTGTTCGAGGCGGCGCTCGACGCGTCCGGACAGCGGCTCTATACCGTCCTGACCTGCGCGGCCGTGCCCGGCCCGGTCCGGACGTCCGCCGATTTCACCGTGTTCGCCCCGCACGGCCTCGACGCGCTGGACGGCGCGGACACGGTCGTCGTCCCGGCCGCGAAGGACGACGAGCGCGCCGACGGCCCGGACCCTGCGGTGACGGCCGCCGTCCGGAAGGCCGCCGCCGACGGGGCGCGCGTCGCGTCGGTCTGCACGGGCGCGTTCGTCCTCGCGGCGGCGGGCCTGCTCGACGGGCGCCGCGCCACCACGCACTGGAAGTCGGGCGAACTGCTCCGCGCGCGGCATCCGGGCGTCCGCGTCGACCACGGCGTGCTCTACGTCGACGAGGACACCGTGCTCACCTCGGCCGGCGAGGCCGCCGGGATCGACCTGTGCCTGCATCTCGTCCGGCGCGACCACGGCGCGGCCGTCGCCAACGACGCCGCCCGCAAGATCGTCGTCGCGCCGCACCGCGCCGGCGGCCAGGCCCAGTTCGTGGTGCGGCCGGTGCCGGACGAGGCCGGCGCGTCCACGGCGGCGGCGCGGGCGTGGGCGCTGACGGAGCTGGACCGTCCGATCGGGCTGCGCGAGCTGGCGGCGCGGTCGGCGATGAGCGTCCGGACGTTCACCCGTCGCTTCCGCGAGGAGACCGGCCTGTCGGCCGGGGAATGGCTGACGCGGCAGCGCGTCGAACGCGCCCGGCACCTGCTGGAAAGCACCGCGCTGCCCGTGGACCAGATCGCCCGCGCGTCCGGATTCGGGACGGCCGTGTCGCTGCGCAACCATTTCCACGCCGCGCTCGGCGTGACCCCGAGCGCCTACCGGAGCACTTTTCGCGGCGTGCCCGCCGGAAAATGA
- a CDS encoding NAD(P)H-dependent oxidoreductase has protein sequence MRILWLFAHPEPRSLNAALRDAGRKALADLGHELRESDLYAMGWNPVVSAADFGAGTDRLVVGRDSAAAYASGTLAADIREEQDKLRWADMVVVQFPLWWFGPPAILKGWFDRVLVEGFAYGVPAEDGRPLRYGAGPLSGKRAFTVVTTGSAAPGFAPRGVHGALRDVLWPLLHGVFFYTGMDVLAPLEISAADKATPEDADRHAARLRDRLAGLADETPIPFRSERADYEGLLLRPDVAPGLTGLDAHLR, from the coding sequence ATGCGCATCCTGTGGCTCTTCGCCCATCCCGAGCCGAGGTCCCTCAACGCCGCGCTGCGCGACGCGGGCCGGAAGGCGCTCGCCGACCTCGGACACGAGCTGCGCGAGTCCGATCTGTACGCGATGGGGTGGAACCCGGTCGTCAGCGCGGCGGACTTCGGCGCCGGGACCGACCGGCTCGTCGTCGGCCGCGACTCGGCCGCCGCGTACGCGTCCGGCACGCTCGCCGCCGACATCCGGGAGGAACAGGACAAACTCCGGTGGGCGGACATGGTCGTCGTGCAGTTCCCGCTCTGGTGGTTCGGTCCGCCCGCGATCCTGAAGGGCTGGTTCGACCGGGTGCTAGTGGAGGGCTTCGCGTACGGCGTGCCCGCCGAGGACGGCCGTCCGCTGCGCTACGGCGCCGGGCCGCTGAGCGGAAAGCGCGCGTTCACGGTCGTCACGACGGGGTCGGCCGCGCCGGGCTTCGCGCCGCGCGGCGTCCACGGCGCGCTGCGGGACGTCCTATGGCCGCTGCTGCACGGCGTCTTCTTCTACACCGGCATGGACGTGCTGGCACCGCTGGAGATCTCCGCCGCCGACAAGGCCACGCCCGAGGACGCCGACCGGCACGCCGCGCGCCTCCGCGACCGGCTCGCCGGGCTGGCCGACGAGACGCCGATCCCGTTCCGCTCCGAGCGCGCCGACTACGAAGGCCTGCTGCTACGTCCGGACGTCGCGCCCGGACTCACCGGCCTCGACGCCCACCTGCGCTGA
- the def gene encoding peptide deformylase produces MSGRARPITLVGTDVLHRPCREVTEFDAALAELTEDMFASMYEANGVGLAANQIGVDLRVFVYDCPDADDVAQKGVIVNPTLVLPEGDARRLDDGEEGCLSVPGPHARVARPDRATCHGFDVTGAPVSVEGTGVLARCLQHETDHLGGKLYIDRLSKRERKRVLDEMEELRAARP; encoded by the coding sequence ATGAGCGGGCGCGCACGACCGATCACGCTGGTGGGGACGGACGTTCTGCACCGGCCGTGCCGGGAGGTGACGGAGTTCGACGCCGCGCTCGCCGAGCTGACCGAGGACATGTTCGCGAGCATGTACGAGGCGAACGGCGTGGGGCTCGCCGCCAATCAGATCGGCGTTGACCTGCGGGTTTTCGTGTACGACTGCCCCGATGCCGATGATGTGGCGCAAAAAGGCGTCATCGTGAATCCGACGCTGGTGCTGCCCGAGGGCGACGCGCGGCGGCTGGACGACGGCGAGGAGGGCTGCCTGTCGGTGCCCGGGCCGCACGCGCGCGTCGCCCGTCCCGACCGCGCGACGTGCCACGGCTTCGACGTCACAGGCGCGCCGGTCAGCGTGGAGGGCACCGGGGTGCTCGCCCGGTGCCTCCAGCACGAGACCGACCACCTGGGCGGGAAGCTCTACATCGACCGTCTGTCCAAGCGGGAACGCAAGCGTGTCCTGGACGAGATGGAAGAGTTGCGCGCCGCGCGGCCGTAG
- a CDS encoding cytochrome P450 has product MAFDGVDFGADPGANPHGLLAAARAAGRAVPVLFRGEPARLVARYADVADGLAATELTAPDGRPDVGPYAAPHPLDPVLAATPRALIRSLADGLVAHLDGAADLVADFAARYPSLVVSRLLGLGGSALPELRSLAADPAGAERFARRLTGPIAERRGEPRDDLLSRLVATGAADEEIVDFVRLLLPVEAVCHGIGNLLHGVLTAPDGWARVRADAAYRAAAPAEALRWEPPAAVRPRRATGPLTWGDVTVADGDLVLLSPAGANRDPDVFPDPDRFDPDRPAASPGLAFPDGPHADLARAQLAAALDALAARFTTVELAVPPDEVVVSGTLVRGPERLPVKLA; this is encoded by the coding sequence ATGGCGTTCGACGGTGTGGACTTCGGTGCGGATCCCGGTGCGAACCCGCACGGCTTGCTGGCCGCGGCGCGGGCGGCGGGGCGGGCCGTGCCCGTGTTGTTCCGCGGTGAGCCCGCGCGGCTCGTCGCCCGGTACGCGGACGTCGCGGACGGGCTGGCGGCGACGGAGCTGACCGCGCCGGACGGGCGTCCCGACGTCGGCCCGTACGCCGCGCCGCATCCGCTCGACCCGGTGCTCGCGGCGACGCCGCGGGCGCTGATCCGGTCGCTCGCGGACGGGCTCGTCGCGCACCTGGACGGTGCCGCCGATCTCGTCGCCGACTTCGCCGCCCGGTACCCGTCGCTGGTCGTCTCGCGGCTGCTCGGGCTCGGCGGGTCGGCGCTGCCGGAACTGCGGTCGCTTGCCGCCGACCCGGCCGGCGCCGAGCGGTTCGCGCGGCGCCTCACCGGGCCGATCGCCGAGCGGCGCGGCGAGCCGCGCGACGACCTGCTGTCGCGGCTCGTCGCCACCGGCGCGGCGGACGAGGAGATCGTGGACTTCGTGCGGCTCCTGCTGCCCGTCGAGGCCGTCTGCCACGGCATCGGGAACCTGCTGCACGGCGTGCTGACGGCACCGGACGGGTGGGCGCGCGTGCGCGCCGACGCCGCCTACCGGGCCGCCGCGCCGGCGGAGGCGCTGCGCTGGGAGCCGCCCGCGGCCGTCCGTCCGCGCCGGGCCACCGGGCCGCTGACCTGGGGGGACGTGACGGTCGCGGACGGCGATCTGGTCCTGCTGTCGCCCGCCGGGGCCAACCGCGACCCGGACGTGTTCCCCGACCCCGACCGGTTCGACCCGGATCGTCCCGCCGCGTCCCCCGGCCTCGCCTTCCCGGACGGCCCGCACGCCGACCTGGCCCGCGCACAACTGGCCGCCGCCCTGGACGCCCTCGCCGCGCGGTTCACGACGGTCGAGCTGGCCGTGCCGCCGGACGAGGTCGTCGTGTCGGGAACGCTCGTCCGGGGTCCCGAGCGGCTGCCCGTCAAGCTGGCCTAG
- a CDS encoding isopenicillin N synthase family dioxygenase has translation MSYELTELHRESRMGGLGTEMAREIRRIDLSDFAARRDEITEQVWNAAVEIGFFQVVAHGIDLADVREAFATAERFFALPDATKARYPLRKGRNAGWESLSQVRPSVGTPDQKESFQITRPHMDGLWPSDEFRTTLLRFEAQCRDLAMKLLSCFATRLGFDADFFARAHDPSDPGYRSTLRLLHYFAVPPDATGLWRAGAHTDFDCLTLLFQRDGQSGLQVCPGRERDAGTWTPVEASDDAVTCNIGDMLMRWSDDLLPSNFHRVKSPGPGEDRGPRQSIAFFAQANADVVIEGPAGRYPPITAEEYLRQRIAANYRGT, from the coding sequence ATGTCCTACGAACTGACCGAACTGCACCGCGAGTCCCGGATGGGCGGGCTCGGCACCGAGATGGCGCGGGAGATCCGCCGGATCGACCTGTCGGACTTCGCGGCCCGGCGCGACGAGATCACCGAGCAGGTCTGGAACGCGGCCGTCGAGATCGGGTTCTTCCAGGTCGTCGCGCACGGGATCGACCTCGCGGACGTCCGGGAGGCGTTCGCGACGGCCGAGCGCTTCTTCGCCCTCCCGGACGCGACCAAAGCCCGCTATCCGCTCCGCAAGGGGCGCAACGCGGGCTGGGAGAGCCTGTCGCAGGTCCGGCCGTCCGTCGGGACGCCCGACCAGAAGGAGTCGTTCCAGATCACCCGTCCGCACATGGACGGCCTCTGGCCCTCCGACGAGTTCCGCACGACGCTCCTGCGCTTCGAAGCCCAGTGCCGGGACCTGGCGATGAAGCTGCTGTCCTGCTTCGCGACGCGCCTCGGGTTCGACGCGGACTTCTTCGCCCGCGCCCACGACCCGTCCGACCCGGGCTACCGCAGCACGCTGCGCCTGCTGCACTACTTCGCCGTGCCGCCGGACGCGACCGGCCTGTGGCGCGCGGGCGCGCACACCGACTTCGACTGCCTCACGCTGCTGTTCCAGCGGGACGGGCAGAGCGGCCTCCAGGTGTGCCCCGGCCGCGAGCGCGACGCCGGGACGTGGACGCCCGTCGAGGCCTCCGACGACGCCGTCACCTGCAACATCGGCGACATGCTCATGCGCTGGAGCGACGATCTGCTGCCGTCCAACTTCCACCGGGTGAAGAGTCCCGGGCCGGGCGAGGACCGGGGGCCGCGCCAGAGCATCGCGTTCTTCGCGCAGGCCAACGCCGACGTCGTGATCGAAGGCCCCGCCGGGCGCTATCCGCCGATCACCGCAGAGGAGTACCTGCGGCAGCGGATCGCGGCGAACTACCGGGGGACCTAG
- a CDS encoding XRE family transcriptional regulator: protein MDGRRRGRRPAAKARDEHRNGLVNERFPTSRPAAARRPFDGERLTLARRLRGLRKNQLAQAVGTTPAAIGRFEAGIARPPDPVPARLAVALGVPAEFFGGAAGPPRALDSAHFRSLRATTQIERDQALAYGRIAADVVAALEEVVEFPAVTLPERPVPPDEIGGPGPADAARRARAALCPSPGPVPHVVRLLEAGGVIVVVLPPVAERVDAFSVGAHPRPLVLFNPAKGDYWRNRFDGAHELGHLVMHADAEPGEKIVEDQAQRFAAEFLMPADEIAGELPAFADWDRLAALKARWGVSLAALLYRARTLGVMPEPVYRAAMAGMARQGMRRREPGPARPLEGPTMLTRAIEMSGLDRDALAVRAGVPRPDLDLLVPVR, encoded by the coding sequence GTGGACGGACGACGCCGCGGACGTCGTCCTGCGGCGAAGGCGCGCGACGAGCACCGAAACGGCCTGGTGAACGAACGTTTTCCCACGTCCCGCCCCGCCGCCGCCCGTCGGCCGTTCGACGGTGAACGGCTGACGCTGGCGCGGCGGCTGCGCGGCCTGCGCAAGAACCAGCTCGCCCAGGCGGTCGGCACGACGCCCGCCGCGATCGGCCGCTTCGAGGCGGGCATCGCGCGTCCCCCGGACCCGGTGCCGGCCCGGCTCGCGGTGGCGCTCGGCGTCCCGGCCGAGTTCTTCGGCGGCGCGGCCGGTCCGCCGCGCGCGCTGGACTCGGCGCACTTCCGGTCGCTGCGCGCGACGACGCAGATCGAGCGCGACCAGGCCCTCGCCTACGGCCGCATCGCGGCGGACGTCGTGGCGGCGCTCGAGGAGGTCGTGGAGTTCCCGGCGGTGACGCTGCCGGAACGTCCCGTCCCGCCGGACGAGATCGGCGGACCGGGCCCGGCGGACGCGGCGCGGCGGGCGCGGGCGGCGCTGTGCCCGTCCCCGGGACCGGTCCCGCACGTGGTACGGCTGCTGGAGGCGGGCGGCGTGATCGTCGTGGTGCTGCCGCCGGTCGCCGAGCGGGTGGACGCGTTCAGCGTCGGAGCGCATCCGCGTCCGCTGGTGCTGTTCAACCCGGCCAAGGGCGACTACTGGCGCAACCGGTTCGACGGCGCGCACGAGCTGGGCCATCTCGTCATGCACGCGGACGCCGAGCCCGGCGAGAAGATCGTCGAGGACCAGGCGCAGCGGTTCGCGGCCGAGTTCCTCATGCCCGCCGACGAGATCGCGGGCGAGCTGCCCGCGTTCGCCGACTGGGACCGGCTCGCCGCGCTGAAGGCCCGCTGGGGCGTGAGCCTCGCGGCGCTGCTGTACCGGGCGCGGACGCTCGGTGTCATGCCCGAACCCGTCTACCGCGCGGCGATGGCGGGGATGGCGCGGCAGGGGATGCGGCGGCGGGAGCCGGGTCCGGCGCGTCCGCTGGAGGGGCCGACGATGCTGACGCGGGCGATCGAGATGTCCGGTCTGGACCGGGACGCGCTGGCCGTCCGCGCCGGGGTCCCCCGCCCTGACCTGGACCTTCTCGTCCCCGTCCGGTGA